The sequence below is a genomic window from Colletotrichum destructivum chromosome 4, complete sequence.
TTGTGCTCTACCTCACGTATTTCTTCAAGTCCACGGAGCTACCTTTCCGGCTGGCCATGTTCTGGACTGTTCGGCGTATCACGGACATCGTCGCTCCGTTGCTTGCCGTAGGAGTCCTTCGGATgaacggcatcgccggccgCGAGGGATTCAGGTGGCTTTTTTTGATTGAAGGAATCATCACCTTGTCCATCAGCATTTGGTCTTGGTTTGCCATGGCTGCCTCGCCAACCCAGACCAAGGCGTGGTGGCGTCCCAAAGGTTGGTTCACCGAGCACGAGGAGAAGATTCTGGTGAATCGCATCCTCCGCGACGATCCGTCCAAATCCGACATGCACAACCGCCAAGCAATCACCCCGAAGCTTCTTCTCAAGTCTCTGGCCGACTATGAGTTGTGGCCCATCTACATCTTCGGTCTGCTTTGGGAGATCCCGGCTGGACCCCCCGACCAATACCTCACGTTGACACTCAGAGAACTCGGCTTCGATTCACAGGACACCAATCTACTGAGCATTCCTCCTCAGTTTCTTGGCGCGATTTGCATGTTGATCATGACCTATCTCTCCGAGATTTGGGACACAAGAGCGCTCTTCGGCGCGTTCACGCAGTTGTGGTACCTGCCCAACTTGGTCGCAATGGCCGTCTTGCCATCCAATACCAGTCCCTGGGCGCAGTATGCTGTTGTCACTGTCCTTTTGTCGTATCCATCACGTAAGTTGCTGCTGAAAATTTTTACGAATCTTGAAGTGTGTAAGCCTAACCTGCGGCACTAGCACATGCCATGCACGTTTCATGGGCATCTCGAAACTCTCACTCCGTTCGCACCAGAGCTGTATCGGCAGCATTGTACAAGTGAGTTACAAAAAATCTTCATTGACAAACAAGAGGAGAGTGGGTGGCTGACTTAATGTAGTATGATGGTTCAACTTGCTCGTGTTATTTACTCCAACATCTACCGAGAGGATGATCGCCCTGAGTGTGAGTCGTCCCTAGGCATCTCGTGTGTCCTTGACAAACAGTTGACGTATATCAAACAGACCGTCGTGGTAACAGGGTTCTCATTGGAATCTGCTGCATGAACATCTGTGTGTATCTCCTCGCGAAGCTTTTCTACATGTGGTGCAacaagaagagggagaaagaaTGGAATGCCATGACGGAGGAGGTGAGTATCAGTTTTCGCCCCAATGGTGCCACCCTCATCACTGACATCAACTCAAGCAACAAATTCACTACCTCGAGACTACAAAAGACCAAGGCAGCGCCCGAAAAGACATTCGATTCAAGCATTAAGCGTTACGAAGCCTTCGGATTGCTTGCTTTTGGTTTACCAGTACATATGTTCAGACTCTGAAAGCTGTCAGTGCTATCAGGGCGCGCTCTCAGGGGGAAGTtgtagcggcggcggcagcggcggggTTAGCGGAAAAAGACGTCACCGACTGCAGCAGTGTCAGCCAGTTAGAATGACTTGTGGTATTGCAGACATCAAAACCGTTAGAAAGATGAAATGCAATCCCGTTTCGTTGCATTCAACAGATCGTAGGTGAAATGCAGAGAAACTTTTGAATGTTGAGCAGACGTCCAAAGAGGCATGGAGCCTGTGCCAAAAAGACCAAGTCAATTCTGAAGTAGCAAATAAGCTATAAAACACTTGTTGAAGGAACGCGCGCATTCTGGTTCTTAGTTATTCTCACGCTGTGTAATTGAAGTCAGTTGAACGTGAGACAACTAGCTTATCAGGATACATTGAGTCTATGAGCCCATCGTAGACCAATCCAGCCCCTGAGGCCTTTGGTGCCCACCCCTGCCTTCCATTGCAGCTGCACATAGAGGCAGAAAGTCACTCAAGTGAGTACATGCCTTGTGTTTCGAGTTTTGTGGAAACAtcgtcgttgatggcgtTCATAAGGCGAAGCACATTTTCACAGAGCTTGACGTTTGCAGTTTGTTGAGCCACAGGACAACTGTAAGAAATCAGTTGAGTTCATGTCTGTCTAAGTCGCAAGAAGCATGTACGTTCAGCTAAGATGAAGGACACCCCAGAAACTTTAGGCAATCTGTGCCATCATGTCGGCAATATTGGTGCATAATCTGCGTTGAATACGTGGACTATTGTTGCTGTCATTTCTCTCACAACGCGGCTTAGATATGACGTAAAATTTGACTTCAGAACCTCGAATACCTCGTCTTTCATTCCTCGTGGCGCTTTCTACATATTTCTCTTGATATCACGACACCCGAGGACCATGAGAAAGGCGCATGCAACAGTACACGGAGCTGAGTTGACATACATTCGTAGGAAATCAGTAATAAGATCCCCGGCAATGCTCTATTTTCTACTGTTTGAAAATTTTCGGGACAGTAGGTGTTTATGTGCGTAGCCGTAAGTCATCGTAAATATTTTAGCTACGTTGACGGGCTCTTCCACCTTGAAACACGGTAAAAGGGGCTTTCCATCTGCAGGTTTACTCTTGTTGAGACCACAGGGACAGGATTAAGATTGCCTGAAGTGGGCTTGAATGACGAACTTTTTGCCTGGTAAGAGCCGACACTAAGCCTCGGAATCAACGACGCAGGTCGTGATTTATGAGCTGGCTGAAGAGACTTGGTGTTGTCTTTTGTGATCCCACAACCAACCAAGCACGAAAAATCGGCTTCATCTCTAACACCAGATAATCATAGAGACTCCAAGGGAGTGAGAGTTGGAGTTTGTGTGAATCGTACATAGGATTTAGCAACAAGGGTCATGTCAAAACACAGTCGTTCTTGTTTTCTAGTAGACATTTGCCTCTGGTTGATCATGCGCCTTGGGTGTCCTCGAATTCTCCTGGGGAACACCAAAAGCGATTACTCAACACCACGATTTGGGTTGCTTCGTAATCAAGATCTGGTCTGAGAGTGAACATCATTGGACAAACTCCACAAGCACCCACCTCAACTCAAATTTCTCTGCTGAACTCTGTTGCTCAATGGTCACTATTCACGCCGACATTATTCGTCGAATATACAGTTGAGGGAAGCCAGGATAATGCTGTTGCTGGAGACCTTGTGACAAGGGCAGCAGGCGGAGACTCCGGCACCGGCTTGACCCACAATGAGGGGGGACATGGATGAATTGGAGTTTTGCTCCAGCAATTTAACCGCAAACCTACCTTAGTCAGTGGGAGCCCCTCCGAGATATTGAGCCTTTTGCCAATTGTCCCTCACCGGGTTTGCTTAAAGCAATTTCCACAATCTTTAGCATTGCCATGACATTTGCTGCGTTTCTGGGGTACCATTCCTTCGTTGTTTCCCATTCGACTGTCGGCACTATATGTTAATGGGATTGAGTCCCGGCCAACTTCAGATGAACGATGCGAACAAGCCTCAACAACAGAATCAGTGTCCAAGAAACGCGGAAATGCCAAGGAGAGGGGATGTGGAATGACATCCCAACAACCCCGTAGTGCCGGCGTCTTAACCAATCCAAGTATCGTCAGCCGGCAGTTCCACTTCATGACATCCGTGTTATGCGGGGAAAGTGGATAAGCAACTTCCAAGGTTGTAGATCACAGAAACAAATCCGACGATTCGGGTCAATGCTGCCCGCCAAACAAGCCGCATAAATAGCAAGGAAGACATCCAAATAAAGATTGACAGGGCAACTTCCGTCTTTCTTCGCATCCGACTGAGCGGTCTAACCACGAGACCCTGGAATGGTTATCAAATTCGTTGCCGGCGTCAGCGCCGTCCTGGCCGGGCTCTCCAGAGTCACAGAAGCCAGGGACTACACACCCTACGTTGACCCATTCCTGGGCACCGAAGGCCCAACTCCAGGCTCCTCGTACCAGGGAGGAAATGTTTTCCCCGGTGCAACCCTTCCCTTTGGGGCGGTGAAGGTTGGAATCGACACCTCAAGATGGGACACCCGGTATCAGGCAAACGCAGGTTACACTGTAGAGGGAAACGTCACTGGTATTTCCATGTTACACGTCAGCGGTACTGGAGGTGCCCCGACGTATGGTTTGATTCCGCAGATGCCCCTCACGACACTTGAAGGGGTCAACCTGCTCGACAACCTCACTTACATGCAACCGAGGATTGGGCATGACGTTGCCGAGGTCGGTTACTACAGGACGGAACTGAAGAATGGTatcaaggccgagatgagCGCTAGCATGCACGCTGGCATCATCAAGTATCAGTTTCCCACTGAGGGAGGTCGTCATGTCTTGGTCGACTTGAGCCACTACTTGCCTACTCGGGGCAAAGAGTCTCAATGGTATAGCAATGGTCAGTTGGAGCACGGCGAGGACGGTTCTTGGTACTCTGGATACGGTGTCTACAGGGAAGGCTGGGCTCTTGGTAAGTTTCAAAAGTCTTGCACATAGATGCTGGGATTAACTCTGCCAGGCGGTGACTTCAAGGTCTACTTTTGCGGGCACTTTGACAGCGCCCCTGAAGATGCGGCTCTCTTCTCCGGAATTTACACGGATCCGTATTGGCCCAACGTCACTGACGTGAAGCCTTTCTTCAACAATGCTACGTCAATccgtggcggcgtcgaaggcTATCAGTACGCCAATCGGATCGGAGGTCTGTTTTCGTTCCCGTCGAACGTGTCTACTTTGACGTCCAAAGTAGGCATCTCGTGGATCTCGGCCGACAAGGCATGTCAGTTCATCAGAGACGAGATTCCTCATTGGGACTTGAACCAGACCGTGACAGAGGCGAAGGCTCGGTGGAACAACGAGGTGTTTTCCAAGATCGATGTGAAGACCCAGAATGATACCCAGCTGGAGATGTTCTACACCGGACTCTATCACGCACACTTGATGCCCTCCGATCGGACCGGCGAGAACCCCCACTGGACCTCGAAGGAGCCGTACTACGATGATTTTTACACGTTGTGGGACACATTTCGCTGCACTCATGCCCTCATCTCTCTCATTCTGCCCAACCGACAGGTTGATATGAGTAAGTGCCGTTACCGAGATTTCCCATCAAGACTCCTTTCTAACATAATCTAGTCCGAGCCATGATCGACATCTGGCGGCATGAACGTTTCTTACCAGAGGGCCGTAGCCACAACCACAACGGCCGAGTCCAAGGCGGTTCCAATTCCGACAACGTTCTCGCCGATGCCTacgtcaagaagctcgacacGCAGGGACTCATCAACTGGGCGGATGGTTACGCTGCGGTGCGGACTAACGCCGAAATACAACCCTACAACAATTTCGACTTCAACGACCCGACGGGAAGCACCAAGGAGGGTAGAGGTGCCCTGGACGACTGGAAGAAGTATGGCTACGTTTCTGTCAACTATGGCAGGAGCGTGAGCAAGACCGTAGAGTACTCCTTGAACGACTTTGCCGTGTCGCAGATCGCCAAGGGCGAGGCGCCCGAGCAAGCCGCGACCTACCTGAACCGTTCCGCGTAAGATATGCCCTGTCGCACCGGGAGGCTGTTGTTTTACGTATGCTGACAGAAGCAGTGGTTGGCAGAAGATCTGGATCAAAGACGCTGCGGCTTTGAACTTCACCGGCTTCCTCGCCCCTTTGCAAACCAACGGCTCAGTCCTTGCGGGCTACAGCCCGCTCGAATGCGGAGAATGCAATTGGCAGGCCATCTCCTACGAGGGCACGCCCTGGGAGTACAGCTTCACCGCGCCGCATGACATGTCAACCCTGATATCCCTGATGGGCGGCCCCGACAACTtcgagcgccgcctcgacacGAGCTTCGTCCCCGGTTTGGCGGAGCAGGACCAAGGGAACAACGGCATAGGAAGCATGATCTACAACCCGGGGAACGAGCCCAGCTTCATGACGCCGTTTCTCTACAACTACGTCGGGCGCAGGCAGTGGAAAAGCGTGATGCGGAGCAcgtccgtcgtcgacgagtaCTACCACGTGGGTGCGAGCGGGATCCCCGGCAACGATGACGCGGGAAGCATGAGCAGTTGGCTCGTGTGGAACATGCTTGGCTTGTACCCGGTTGTCACGCAGCCTGTTTACCTCGTCCTGTCACCTCGGTTCGAAAACATCAGCATCAAGCTTGGCGAGGCAGGCGGCACGTTGCGGGTTACCGCCACGGGGCTCGAGCAGGGGCACTACGTCCAGAGTCTCAAGGTCAATGGCAAAGTGTGGGATAAGAGCTGGGTTACCCACGAGGATCTTTTGGGGCCCAACAACGAGGGAGGCTTGCTCGAGTTCGTGCTGGGTTCGCAGCCACAAGAATGGGACTCGGGCGAGTTGCCGCCCAGCCCAGGTGCCTTGTAATATCAGTCTCGCTATGCAGCTTCATAGTGCTTGGCTATGCAGAAAAAGAACAGTGAAGACGCCACAGAAGAAACCAGCATAAGCCACTCAAGCGGATGACTGCCGTAGCCAATTTCGCTTCTTCCCCTTGAACGAACATTGTGGGATCGACGGCCGTGAGTGTGGTGACAAGCCCCTGCACGAAAGTTGGCACATGTTCCTGAATAGGTATGGTTGGTTTCCTGCCCAGGTCCGGGGCTTTTCCGACTACATATCTCCAAACTCCAAATATCAGGGTGCGTCGCCATTTGTCTCGTAACATCAACCAAACAACAGCCTGACCGACCATCGGACTTGGAACAGAGGGCTGCAGTGACCATTCAGTTCCATTCATAAGATTTCCCCGCCAGGCGCTTCCATTCCCTTTTGATCTTGTACAGTGTCGACATTTGCCTCTTCGTTGGCCGCAAAGCGTCGATCACGAACCTCAACATGGCACGTCATTCAGCAGCAGACCCAACACCCATTAACGCGACAGAAGCGGAGCCGCTGTTGGGCACATCGTTCGAGGAAGATAGTCGCCTCAACTCTTCATCGAACCGTATCCCTGATTCAGATGACATTGGTGGCCCAGGACAGGAGAAAATAGCCTTCAGaatggccgccgccgcctggtcATTTGTTGTCTTGGGACTTTTCGTCTCGACGATCGGCGTCACCATTCCTCACATCCAGGAAGATTACCGCCTCACCGATATCCACGTGTCTGCgatcttcctcgtcggccccgTTGGGTACTGTCTCGCATCGTCGCTGAGCAATCGCGTTCATCTCAGATTCGGCCAGAGAGGGATTGCCGTGCTTGGCCCAGCATGCCACCTCCTCTACGCGGTCACTGGCGCGCTGCATCCTCCATTTCCGGTGTTCTTGCTGGCCACTGGCGTTGGGTCGCTCGGCGTAGGGCTGTTGGACGGATCTTGGTGTGCCTGggtcgccgggcttgagAGTGCAAACACGCTATCTGGTATCTTGCACGGCTCCTTCTCGGTGGGAGCAGCCATATGTCCGTACCTTGCTGGCATCATGCTCTCTGCAAACGAAGGACTTTGGTATCAGTGGTTCTATGTACTAGTAAGTTGCTTCTTGGTAGTCATTCAACGAACGCAGGATGGTTTTGGCTAACAATTCATCTCAGTCCATCGCATCTGCCCTTGAGCTTCTTATTTTATGCTTGGCATTTAGGCACGAGGACTC
It includes:
- a CDS encoding Putative major facilitator superfamily, MFS transporter superfamily, with the translated sequence MTEKKEIERSTSPPSDSDGKQDTSDIVKIEPTDEELEQTKNRILREQAELRQQDAPIIPILSFFKKRSGYDPKAIATQPSVYDNPATAKFFQPHPRYENLHRFDPTFRWTWEEELPLITRMDFRITLWACIAFFALDLPRGNLSQANSASFLQSLGMDTNDYNLGNTVFQISFLCAELPSQMVSKKLGPDRWIPFLMCSWSIVSGCQFWLSGRTSFLVCRALLGVLQGGFIPDIVLYLTYFFKSTELPFRLAMFWTVRRITDIVAPLLAVGVLRMNGIAGREGFRWLFLIEGIITLSISIWSWFAMAASPTQTKAWWRPKGWFTEHEEKILVNRILRDDPSKSDMHNRQAITPKLLLKSLADYELWPIYIFGLLWEIPAGPPDQYLTLTLRELGFDSQDTNLLSIPPQFLGAICMLIMTYLSEIWDTRALFGAFTQLWYLPNLVAMAVLPSNTSPWAQYAVVTVLLSYPSPHAMHVSWASRNSHSVRTRAVSAALYNMMVQLARVIYSNIYREDDRPEYRRGNRVLIGICCMNICVYLLAKLFYMWCNKKREKEWNAMTEEQQIHYLETTKDQGSARKDIRFKH
- a CDS encoding Putative major facilitator superfamily, MFS transporter superfamily is translated as MARHSAADPTPINATEAEPLLGTSFEEDSRLNSSSNRIPDSDDIGGPGQEKIAFRMAAAAWSFVVLGLFVSTIGVTIPHIQEDYRLTDIHVSAIFLVGPVGYCLASSLSNRVHLRFGQRGIAVLGPACHLLYAVTGALHPPFPVFLLATGVGSLGVGLLDGSWCAWVAGLESANTLSGILHGSFSVGAAICPYLAGIMLSANEGLWYQWFYVLSIASALELLILCLAFRHEDSKRYHSSKCYSAPGASNDKINQREVLKYSATWVYAAYLLADVGTESTVSGWVVAFMLRVRNNSTYASSICSSGFWAGMAVGRVALGVVTDKLGARRAVVLYLALAPVFVILFMLVRVLWVSVLSMSLIGFLMGPLFPSCIVQLVHFLPKELHISAVSFVASIGQIGGAILPYLLGAITQVIGLWVFPYMLLAQFSAMLLLWILSLRLSRNDEVGEQAGGESDHPEQD
- a CDS encoding Putative glycosyl hydrolase family 92, alpha-1,2-mannosidase, with protein sequence MVIKFVAGVSAVLAGLSRVTEARDYTPYVDPFLGTEGPTPGSSYQGGNVFPGATLPFGAVKVGIDTSRWDTRYQANAGYTVEGNVTGISMLHVSGTGGAPTYGLIPQMPLTTLEGVNLLDNLTYMQPRIGHDVAEVGYYRTELKNGIKAEMSASMHAGIIKYQFPTEGGRHVLVDLSHYLPTRGKESQWYSNGQLEHGEDGSWYSGYGVYREGWALGGDFKVYFCGHFDSAPEDAALFSGIYTDPYWPNVTDVKPFFNNATSIRGGVEGYQYANRIGGLFSFPSNVSTLTSKVGISWISADKACQFIRDEIPHWDLNQTVTEAKARWNNEVFSKIDVKTQNDTQLEMFYTGLYHAHLMPSDRTGENPHWTSKEPYYDDFYTLWDTFRCTHALISLILPNRQVDMIRAMIDIWRHERFLPEGRSHNHNGRVQGGSNSDNVLADAYVKKLDTQGLINWADGYAAVRTNAEIQPYNNFDFNDPTGSTKEGRGALDDWKKYGYVSVNYGRSVSKTVEYSLNDFAVSQIAKGEAPEQAATYLNRSAGWQKIWIKDAAALNFTGFLAPLQTNGSVLAGYSPLECGECNWQAISYEGTPWEYSFTAPHDMSTLISLMGGPDNFERRLDTSFVPGLAEQDQGNNGIGSMIYNPGNEPSFMTPFLYNYVGRRQWKSVMRSTSVVDEYYHVGASGIPGNDDAGSMSSWLVWNMLGLYPVVTQPVYLVLSPRFENISIKLGEAGGTLRVTATGLEQGHYVQSLKVNGKVWDKSWVTHEDLLGPNNEGGLLEFVLGSQPQEWDSGELPPSPGAL